The genomic segment GGTGTACTACGCGGGCGACGCTGAGGTCGCGATCATCGAGGCGCTGGATGACAGTCGGTCGGCTGTGATCGTTGCTGCGGGTCAGGTTCTTGAGAATCTGCCGTCGGCGGCGGCTCAGGCGGCGGTTGCGGATCACGCCCTGGAGTCGGAGGGTGAGATCCAACTCGCGTTGCTGACGAGCCTTGGTGAGTCGGCGCGTTACCACGGGAATCTGCTGGACAGCCGTCTGGTTGAAGGGGTCCGTGAGTTGGTGGTGAGCACGGACGGGGCGTTAGCGTTGGAGGCGGCGCGTGCTCATGGTGCGTTGATGCTGCCTACGGAATCGGGGGTTGATCAGATCCTGAAGTACGTCAGGTGATTGAGTGACTGTTCGAGATAGGACAAGGCCCCGTCGCGATGAGCGGCGGGGCCTTGTTATTTTGGCGTGGCTCGTAAGCCGAGTTCTGTGGCCCGCCGAGGCGGGTGGCGACCATTTCTCTAGGCCGGTCGTTGCCGATCGGCTCGAGCAGCCTACCCGCGGGGCCCCGTGAGGAACGAGCGGACCGCTCGTCCGCCGGAGCGGACCCCGCTGCTTGGCCTTGCACGCGGTGGGGTTTACCTTGCCTCTGCCGTCGCCGGCGGAGCGGTGCGCTCTTACCGCACCATTTCACCCTTGCCTGTGCCGAGGATTGCTCCCTGGCCATCGGCGGTGTGTTTTCTGTGGCACTGTCCCGCACCCGGCCGTCGCCAGCCGGGCGGGTGGGTGTTACCCACCACCGTGTCCTGCCGTGCTCGGACTTTCCTCGTGCCTCCCGAGGAGACACGCGGCCGCCACGGCCACGCCAAACGTACTTTAGCACTCTTGGGGTTGATCGGAGTGGTATTGTGAGGGGATGCCTCAGGGAGAGGACAACCTGGAAGTGGTGATCTGGTGCGACAAGGCGCGGCAGGGTCTTGTCGGCGAGGTGATCGGGGAGCTTGGCCGGGTGAGCGTTCTTGGGGTTGGCGGTCCGGTGTCGTCGCCGCCTGCTGAGTTGGCGGAGCGATTGAAGGTGGCTGTTGGGCGTGATCTAAGGAAGTTGGTGATCGACCAGCCGGCTCGGGTGGCGCTGCTTGCTGTTGAGAAGGCTCCGGGTGTGGAGCAGGTCGCCGAAGCTGCGGACCGGTGCGATCTTGTGTTGACCACGGACCTGCTGGCGGAGGGTCTTGATGCGGCGGCGGCTTTGCGGGACGAGCTGGGCGAACGGCTGGGTCGGGTGATCCTTGCGCCGCGGTTTTCGGAGGGTCCCGGGATGCTGGGGGCGAACGAGCCGTGGGAGGTGCTTGGGGAGCCGCGGCTGGCGGTGATTGAGTTCGATGCTCCGGCCGAGACGACAAGGCTGGTGACGAGTCTGTACCACGCGTGGCTGAGTGCGTTGGAGGCGTTGCCGATGCCAGACGAGGTACATGCGAGTCTGGTCCATGGGCGGTATGAGCCGGGGAAGGTTCTGAGCGGGTCGCTGGCGATCTCGGGGCGGTCGCCTGGGCGTGGGGCCGGTCTGCTGGCGGTTTCGGATCAGACCGGCCGGTGGGATCGGCGGCTGCGCCTGACGGGGCCGGAGGGATCGTTGGTGGTGACGGACGAGGGGTACACGCTTCATAACGATTCGGGTGTGGTGATCGATGAGCTGCCGGGTCCGAAGGCTGGGGCTTCACAAGCGGTGCTGATCGCCCGTAGTTTGCTGCGAGCGTTGGACCAATCGACTTATCCGCACGAGCAGGAACCGACGGCTCAGCGGGTGCTGGCGTGCTGTGAGGCGACACTGCTTAGCCTGCGGACGGGGCAGGCGGAGAACCCGGGGAAGCTGCTGAATCTGGGGATGCCGCTTTGATCCCAAGGGCCGGGGGGGCTATGCTTGTCGCACCTGAGAGCCGGGCGTGACGAGAGTGACCGAGGCACGCACACAGGGAAGCGGCGGACCGGACCGCGGCGGACTAAGCTCGAAGGGTGAATCCGGGTCCTCTCAGCCATCTTTCCTGACGCAGGTCGGGACCGATGAAGCCGACGGGGGCTCGACAGGAGCCCCCCGCGATGGCCCATGGTGTAATCGGCAGCACATCAGTTTTTGGTACTGAAAGTCGGGGTTCAAGTCCCTGTGGGCCAGCTTCACCGCTTCGAAGTGAAGGCGGTTTGCGATGAGTGTGTCCGCGAGCCCACAACCCGTGGATGCGATTCTGCTCGCGGCGGGCAAGGGCACGCGCATGGGTGGCGACCTGCCGAAGGTGCTTCACGCGGTCGCGGACCGGCCGATGATCCAGTGGGTGGTCGAGGCGTGCCGGGCTGCGGGTGTGGATCGTGTGATCGTGGTGGTGGGGTACAAGGCTGAGGATGTCGAAGCGTCTCTGGCGGGGTTTAAGAACGTACATTTTGTCACGCAGTCGGAGCAACTCGGGACCGGGCACGCGACCCAGATGGCTGCGCCACTTTTCGCTGACGATCCGCCTCGGGACGTGTTTGTTCTGGCGGGTGACGGCCCGCTGATTCGGGCGAAGACGCTCGAGCAGCTTCTTGATACCCATCGGAAGACCGGTGCGGACGCGTCGCTGGCGACGGCGGTTATCGATGACCCTTCGGGGTATGGTCGGATCACCCGGGATGCGGGTGGCGGGTTCACCGGGATTATTGAGCAGAAGGACGCGACCGCAGCGCAACTGGCGATCTGTGAGGTCAACCCGAGCTACTACTGCTTCCGGTCGGATGCGTTGTTTACGACGCTGTCGGATGTCAGTAATGACAACAAGCAGGGTGAGTATTACCTGACGGACGTGCCGGGGATCCTGCGGGGAGCGGGTCGTGCTGTGACGGTGGTGGATGCGGTGCCTGCTGATGATGTGCTGAGCATCAACACACCGGAGCAGCTAGCCGAAGTCGATCGGATTTTGAGAACCCGCCTTGTACAACCCCACGCCGAAGGACCCGGATTATGAGCCAGGCCGATCGCGATCACATCAAGCTCTTTGGTGGTAAGGGATCGCGCGAGCTGTGCGAGCGGATCTGTCGATACCTGAACCTGCCGGTGGGTCAGGGCAAGACCGAGATGTTCCCGGATGGCGAACTCATCGTGAAGATCGATGAGGACGTGCGTGGGCGCGACTGCTTTGTGATCCAGAGCACATCGAACCCGGTCAACACGCACCTGATGGAGTTGCTGATCTACATTGACTGTCTGCGTCGTGCGTCGGCGCAGCGGATCACGGCGGTGATTCCGTATTTTGGTTATGCGAGGCAGGATCGTAAGGATGAGGGGCGCACGCCGATTACCGCGAAGCTGGTGGCGAATCTGATCACGGCAGCGGGGGCGGATAGGGTGCTGACGATCGACCTGCACGCGGCCCAGATCCAGGGGTTTTTCGATCTGCCGGTGGATCATCTCAACGCTTCTCCGGTACTGATGGAGCATCTCAACACCATCAAGAAGGACATGGACCCGATCTGTCTGGTGAGCCCGGATGTCGGGAATGTGAAGCTGGCCTCGGTCTATGCCTCGATGCTGGGCGGGGAGTTCGCGATCATCGATAAGCGTCGGCGTTCGGGGA from the Phycisphaeraceae bacterium genome contains:
- a CDS encoding ribose-phosphate pyrophosphokinase; translated protein: MSQADRDHIKLFGGKGSRELCERICRYLNLPVGQGKTEMFPDGELIVKIDEDVRGRDCFVIQSTSNPVNTHLMELLIYIDCLRRASAQRITAVIPYFGYARQDRKDEGRTPITAKLVANLITAAGADRVLTIDLHAAQIQGFFDLPVDHLNASPVLMEHLNTIKKDMDPICLVSPDVGNVKLASVYASMLGGEFAIIDKRRRSGTEVESANIIGDVSGRNIIMVDDMISTAGTICEAAKLLKDRGAKDIIAACTHPVLVGLAMERIRDAPISKLIVTDTIPAGPRCAPIQDKLVELSVASLLGEAIHRIHHNQSVSSLFRGTSSGKR
- a CDS encoding NTP transferase domain-containing protein, coding for MSVSASPQPVDAILLAAGKGTRMGGDLPKVLHAVADRPMIQWVVEACRAAGVDRVIVVVGYKAEDVEASLAGFKNVHFVTQSEQLGTGHATQMAAPLFADDPPRDVFVLAGDGPLIRAKTLEQLLDTHRKTGADASLATAVIDDPSGYGRITRDAGGGFTGIIEQKDATAAQLAICEVNPSYYCFRSDALFTTLSDVSNDNKQGEYYLTDVPGILRGAGRAVTVVDAVPADDVLSINTPEQLAEVDRILRTRLVQPHAEGPGL